TGACGGCAATCATGAAAACCACCCTAAATTGCGCAAACTATGCGAATCGGCGATGGCAACTCTTGAAGTGGGAGAAGGTGTATTTTATCAACCACGCGGCTCTTTAATTACTTTGCCGAACGGTCATGTCGTACTTTTTGCCGGAGGAGCCTGTAGCGTAGATAAGGATATGCGCACCCCCGGTCAGGATTGGTTCCCAGAGGAAATTCTGACTGCAAACGATTTCGCGCATTTTCCAGACATCCCATCCGTGGATGTAGTAATTTCTCACGCTGCTCCCGCTTCCCTGAAGCTTCCACCACTTCTGGATGCAAAAAAATACCATGATCCTTCACGGGATGTGTTGGATAAGGTGCTACAACGCTATCGTCCAAAACAATGGTT
The sequence above is a segment of the Desulfovibrio sp. genome. Coding sequences within it:
- a CDS encoding metallophosphoesterase, which produces MNRRPILIIGDIHGYFTVLDAFIKRFEPQLVLQCGDFGIWPGRNVERLASGFKTEAGQVVPIHFCDGNHENHPKLRKLCESAMATLEVGEGVFYQPRGSLITLPNGHVVLFAGGACSVDKDMRTPGQDWFPEEILTANDFAHFPDIPSVDVVISHAAPASLKLPPLLDAKKYHDPSRDVLDKVLQRYRPKQWFCAHYHIAFSSKIKNCRIQALDCGHSHKWKDEINKDGYAVYEV